Proteins encoded in a region of the Suncus etruscus isolate mSunEtr1 chromosome 1, mSunEtr1.pri.cur, whole genome shotgun sequence genome:
- the LOC126000754 gene encoding keratin-associated protein 16-1, with protein sequence MSGNCCSTRCPSVPAISLCSTEVSCGGPICLPSSCPSQTWQLVTCEDSCGSSSCGVQCCPTPCPVSCEATLCEPACSVSSCVQPVCCEAMLCEPACCQPVCCETPACQPVLCMPASCPSILCKPICEPSCCQPVICEPSCCSSVCAMPSPCQPMLCEPACCQPVCPSPSVCSSVCSVNNSCPAVCCESSPCEPPCSEASVCPPTPCMALVCEPVCLPSVCCVPSPCEPPCDSSSCQDPSCCISSICQPICSESSSCSPSICVTSPCQTTCYIVKRCRSMSCEPSSCQPSSCQPLSCRPGSSASAVCQPACAKSFYIPSSCKPSCTTSVPYRPICRPICSGPITYRQPYVTSISYRPSCYRPCYSIVRHPTRITSICYRPVCSRLVSTDICKPDCKDTTPTQPDCGDATPGKVEVIDVNPCQPTEPKAPSPPACEVTSNQPATSKGTPKKADK encoded by the coding sequence ATGTCTGGAAACTGCTGTTCAACAAGATGCCCCTCAGTACCAGCCATCTCTCTCTGCTCTACAGAAGTGAGCTGTGGAGGGCCCATTTGCTTGCCCAGTTCCTGTCCGAGTCAGACGTGGCAGCTGGTGACTTGTGAAGATAGCTGTGGTTCCTCAAGCTGTGGTGTGCAATGCTGCCCTACTCCATGTCCTGTGAGCTGTGAGGCCACACTCTGTGAGCCAGCTTGCTCTGTCAGCAGCTGCGTTCAGCCCGTCTGTTGTGAGGCCATGCTCTGTGAGCCAGCTTGCTGCCAACCTGTGTGCTGTGAGACCCCTGCCTGCCAGCCGGTCCTCTGTATGCCTGCATCTTGCCCGTCCATCCTCTGCAAACCCATCTGTGAGCCCAGCTGCTGCCAGCCTGTCATCTGTGAGCCCAGCTGCTGTTCATCTGTCTGTGCTATGCCTAGTCCCTGCCAACCAATGCTCTGTGAGCCCGCTTGCTGTCAGCCCGTGTGCCCCTCGCCGAGTGTCTGCTCCTCTGTCTGCTCGGTGAACAACAGCTGCCCAGCTGTCTGCTGTGAGTCCAGTCCCTGTGAGCCACCTTGCTCTGAGGCCAGTGTCTGCCCACCAACTCCTTGCATGGCTCTGGTCTGTGAGCCTGTCTGTCTCCCCTCTGTCTGCTGTGTTCCCAGTCCTTGCGAACCACCTTGTGACTCCAGCTCTTGCCAAGATCCCTCTTGTTGCATCTCTAGCATCTGCCAACCCATCTGTTCTGAGTCCAGCTCCTGCTCCCCAAGCATCTGTGTGACTAGTCCTTGCCAAACTACCTGCTACATAGTCAAGCGCTGTAGGTCTATGTCTTGTGAGCCTTCTTCTTGCCAACCTTCCTCTTGCCAACCCCTTTCTTGCCGTCCAGGGTCTTCTGCATCTGCTGTCTGCCAACCAGCTTGTGCAAAGAGCTTCTACATACCCAGCTCCTGCAAGCCATCCTGCACCACTTCCGTTCCCTATCGCCCCATCTGCCGTCCCATCTGCTCTGGACCCATCACCTACAGGCAGCCCTATGTGACATCCATCTCCTATCGCCCCTCCTGCTATCGCCCATGCTACTCCATCGTGCGCCACCCAACACGTATTACTTCTATCTGTTACCGTCCTGTCTGCTCCCGCCTGGTCAGTACTGACATCTGTAAACCGGATTGCAAGGATACTACTCCCACTCAACCAGATTGTGGTGATGCAACGCCTGGCAAGGTGGAAGTCATTGATGTCAATCCCTGCCAGCCTACTGAGCCTAAAGCTCCAAGTCCTCCTGCCTGTGAGGTTACATCCAACCAACCAGCTACTTCCAAAGGTACTCCCAAGAAAGCCGACAAATGA
- the LOC126020017 gene encoding keratin-associated protein 17-1, which translates to MGCCPGDCFTCCPQQECCEECCCQPTCCGGCCGSSCCGGSGCGGGCGGCGGCGGCGGCGCSSCCGGSGCGGGCGGCGGGCCGDCGCCGSSGGCCGPVCCQPTPVCDTK; encoded by the coding sequence ATGGGGTGCTGCCCAGGGGACTGCTTCACCTGCTGTCCGCAGCAGGAGTGCTGCGAGGAGTGCTGCTGCCAGCCCACCTGCTGCGGGGGCTGCTGCGGCTCCTCTTGCTGCGGCGGCAGCGGCTGCGGCGGTGGCTGCGGCGGCTGCGGGGGCTGCGGGGGCTGCGGGGGCTGCGGCTGCTCTTCGTGCTGCGGTGGCAGCGGCTGCGGCGGTGGCTGCGGCGGCTGCGGCGGCGGCTGCTGCGGGGACTGCGGCTGCTGCGGCTCATCGGGGGGCTGTTGCGGGCCCGTGTGTTGCCAGCCGACGCCAGTGTGTGACACCAAGTGA
- the LOC126000766 gene encoding LOW QUALITY PROTEIN: ER membrane protein complex subunit 7-like (The sequence of the model RefSeq protein was modified relative to this genomic sequence to represent the inferred CDS: substituted 1 base at 1 genomic stop codon): protein MLDSRAVLLEDSAEELQASSELSVCFIKNTDFFFFRPPAESSCHGGRAVGLPGRAAAAAPRGRAPIRGARAAPEAAGGGGDRFKIKGRAVVPGVKPQDWVSGARVLVDGEEHVGFLKSQGLGEMAPGAPQLGLTYSQRMDDGSFVVHDIPSGSYVVEVISPAYKFDPVRVDISSKGKTRARYVNYIKTSEVVRLPYPLQMKSSGPPSXFIKRESWGWTDFLMNPMVMMMILPLLIFVLLPKVVNTSDPDMRREMEQSMNMLNSNHELPDVSEFRTRLFSSKSSGKSSSGSSKAGKSGAGKRR from the exons ATGCTTGATTCCAGGGCAGTTCTTCTAGAAGATTCTGCAGAAGAGCTTCAGGCCAGCTCAGAACTCTCTG TTTGTTTCATTAAaaatactgactttttttttttccgcccGCCCGCGGAGAGCAGCTGTCATGGCGGGCGCGCAGTGGGGCTCCCTGGCCGTGCTGCTGCCGCTGCTCCCCGGGGCCGCGCACCCATCCGAGGGGCCCGGGCCGCGCCCGAGGCGGCGGGCGGTGGTGGCGACCGCTTCAAGATCAAGGGCAGAGCCGTGGTGCCCGGTGTGAAGCCCCAGGACTGGGTGTCGGGGGCGCGTGTGCTGGTGGACGGCGAGGAGCACGTCGGCTTCCTCAAGTCTCAGGGGTTGGGGGAGATGGCCCCTGGTGCTCCCCAATTGGGATTGACATACTCCCAACGAATGGATG ATGGGAGTTTTGTGGTTCATGATATACCGTCTGGATCTTACGTAGTAGAAGTCATTTCTCCAGCATATAAGTTTGATCCTGTCCGAGTGGATATTAGCTCAAAAGGAAAAACGAGAGCAAGATATGTGAATTACATCAAAACGTCAGAAGTAGTCCGACTGCCCTACCCTCTCCAAATGAAGTCCTCCGGCCCACCTTCTTAATTCATTAAAAGAGAGTCTTGGGGCTGGACAGACTTCCTCATGAACCCAATGGTTATGATGATGATCCTCCCATTATTGATATTTGTCCTTCTGCCCAAAGTAGTCAATACAAGCGATCCTGATATGAGACGGGAGATGGAACAATCAATGAACATGCTGAATTCCAACCATGAATTACCTGATGTTTCAGAGTTTAGGACAAGACTCTTCTCCTCAAAGTCATCTGGCAAATCTAGCAGTGGCAGCAGTAAGGCCGGCAAAAGTGGAGCTGGTAAAAGGAGGTAG